One genomic window of Pseudomonas aeruginosa includes the following:
- a CDS encoding MATE family efflux transporter, whose product MSLLRDAWRHAPTHHRVWALAGPMILSNVSVPLVHLVDSTVVGHLPHAYQLGAVAVGGSLYTLMVGVLGFLRMGTTGFAAQAAGRDDGGALRLILAQGLGMALLLALLLGALALPLSGWALQLMQPSAELTGEARAFFHTRLLGLPAALASYALVGWFLGTQNARAPLAILLTTNLSNIALVLWFVHGLDWGVQGAARASVLAEWSGALLGLALTRRDLARRPGRAQWQRLRHWLSWLPLLMVNRDIFIRSLALQLVFFLLTVQGTRLGDTTVAANALLLNGLLLTSYALDGLAHAVEALCGHAIGARDRAALRRALVVAGGWSLLASLAFAALFALFGHLFIDLQSDIAGVREVAYAYLPYLACLPLLGMWSYLLDGLFIGATRAREMRNAMLVAVAASLPLGWLLQGLGNHGLWLAFLAFMLLRGLVLAAYGWRLTRRDGWFAAQGADSGR is encoded by the coding sequence ATGAGCCTGTTGCGCGATGCCTGGCGCCACGCCCCGACCCACCACAGGGTCTGGGCGCTGGCCGGGCCGATGATTCTGTCGAACGTTTCCGTTCCCCTGGTGCACCTGGTGGACAGCACGGTGGTCGGCCACCTGCCGCACGCCTACCAGCTCGGCGCGGTAGCCGTGGGCGGCAGCCTGTACACCCTGATGGTCGGCGTGCTCGGCTTCCTGCGCATGGGCACCACCGGCTTCGCCGCCCAGGCCGCCGGCCGCGACGATGGCGGCGCGCTGCGCCTGATCCTCGCCCAGGGCCTGGGCATGGCGCTGCTCCTGGCCCTGCTGCTCGGCGCGCTGGCCCTGCCCCTGAGCGGCTGGGCCCTGCAACTGATGCAACCTTCGGCGGAACTGACCGGCGAGGCCCGCGCCTTCTTCCATACCCGCCTGCTCGGCCTGCCGGCGGCCCTGGCCAGCTACGCGCTGGTCGGCTGGTTCCTCGGCACGCAGAACGCACGGGCGCCATTGGCGATCCTGTTGACCACCAACCTGAGCAACATCGCCCTGGTGCTCTGGTTCGTCCACGGCCTCGACTGGGGCGTGCAAGGCGCGGCCCGCGCCTCGGTGCTGGCGGAATGGAGCGGCGCCCTGCTCGGCCTGGCCCTGACCCGCCGCGACCTGGCCCGGCGCCCCGGGCGGGCGCAGTGGCAACGCCTGCGCCACTGGCTGTCGTGGCTGCCGCTGCTGATGGTCAACCGGGATATCTTCATCCGCAGCCTGGCCCTGCAACTGGTGTTCTTCCTGCTCACCGTACAGGGCACCCGCCTCGGCGACACCACGGTAGCCGCCAACGCCCTGCTGCTCAACGGCCTGCTCCTGACGTCCTACGCCCTCGACGGTCTCGCCCACGCGGTGGAGGCGCTCTGCGGCCACGCCATCGGCGCCCGCGACCGAGCCGCCCTGCGCCGCGCGCTGGTGGTGGCCGGTGGTTGGTCGCTGCTGGCAAGCCTGGCGTTCGCCGCGCTGTTCGCCTTGTTCGGCCACCTGTTCATCGACCTGCAGAGCGACATCGCCGGCGTCCGCGAAGTCGCCTACGCCTATCTGCCGTACCTGGCCTGCCTGCCGCTGCTGGGGATGTGGAGCTATCTGCTCGACGGCCTGTTCATCGGCGCCACCCGCGCCCGCGAGATGCGTAACGCGATGCTCGTCGCGGTGGCCGCCAGCCTGCCCCTCGGCTGGCTGTTGCAGGGGCTGGGCAACCACGGGCTATGGCTGGCGTTCCTCGCCTTCATGCTGCTGCGCGGGCTGGTCCTGGCCGCCTACGGCTGGCGCCTGACCCGCCGCGATGGCTGGTTCGCCGCTCAGGGCGCCGACAGCGGACGATAG
- the lipC gene encoding lipase LipC — protein sequence MNKNKTFLAAALVALAASLPVHAATDYTRTRYPIVLSHGLFGFKSVGPVDYWHAIVPALEKDGAKVFATSQSPVNSNEVRGEQLLAQVEEVLALTGAEKVNLIGHSQGGMTVRYVAGVAPQLVASVTTMGTPHKGTPVADAVTGFSEFLGPIGTEVIASAVEALFSVVDIVDGGEWVKGDALAALNSLNTPGTARFNQRFPQAIPASACGQGAETVAGVRYYSMSGTGSLTNALDPSSAGLAVTGLLFGEANDGLVGQCSSHLGSVVKDNYRMDHLDEVNQLLGLVSLFESDPTQVYRQHANRLRNVGL from the coding sequence ATGAACAAGAACAAGACGTTCCTCGCGGCGGCGCTGGTAGCGCTGGCCGCCAGCCTTCCCGTGCACGCTGCGACCGACTACACCCGCACGCGCTATCCCATCGTGCTGTCCCACGGTCTGTTCGGCTTCAAGAGCGTCGGCCCGGTGGACTACTGGCACGCTATCGTGCCGGCCCTGGAGAAGGACGGCGCGAAGGTCTTCGCCACCTCGCAGTCGCCGGTGAACAGCAACGAGGTGCGCGGCGAACAGCTACTGGCGCAGGTGGAGGAAGTCCTGGCCCTGACCGGCGCGGAGAAAGTCAACCTGATCGGCCACAGCCAGGGCGGCATGACCGTGCGCTACGTCGCCGGGGTGGCGCCGCAACTGGTGGCCTCGGTCACCACCATGGGCACGCCGCACAAGGGCACGCCGGTAGCCGACGCGGTGACCGGCTTCAGCGAGTTCCTCGGGCCGATCGGCACCGAGGTGATCGCCTCGGCGGTGGAGGCGCTGTTCTCGGTGGTCGACATCGTCGACGGCGGCGAGTGGGTCAAGGGCGACGCGCTGGCTGCCCTGAACAGTCTCAACACTCCCGGCACCGCGCGGTTCAACCAGCGCTTCCCGCAGGCGATCCCGGCCAGCGCCTGTGGCCAGGGCGCGGAGACGGTAGCCGGGGTGCGCTACTACTCGATGAGCGGCACCGGCTCCCTGACCAATGCGCTCGACCCGAGCTCCGCCGGCCTGGCGGTGACCGGGCTGCTGTTCGGCGAGGCCAACGACGGTCTGGTCGGCCAATGCTCCAGCCACCTGGGCAGCGTGGTGAAGGACAACTACCGGATGGACCATCTGGACGAAGTCAACCAGTTGCTCGGCCTGGTCAGCCTGTTCGAGAGCGACCCGACCCAGGTCTATCGGCAGCATGCCAATCGCCTCAGGAACGTCGGACTCTGA
- a CDS encoding GtrA family protein: MLLGRFVSVGAGATAVHYLVLTLLVEGFAVGAAVAAATGAGCGALAAYLGHRRKTFRHRGPVFRSLPRFFAVSLLCVLGNAVLVLLLGDLAGLDYRLAQLAATGALLLATYHLHRLWTFS, encoded by the coding sequence ATGCTCCTGGGGCGTTTCGTCTCGGTCGGCGCCGGTGCCACCGCCGTTCATTACCTGGTGCTGACCCTCCTGGTCGAGGGCTTCGCCGTCGGCGCCGCCGTGGCCGCCGCGACGGGAGCAGGCTGCGGGGCTCTGGCTGCCTACCTGGGGCATCGCCGGAAGACTTTCCGCCACCGTGGCCCGGTGTTCCGTTCGCTGCCGCGCTTCTTCGCCGTCAGCCTGCTTTGCGTACTCGGCAACGCCGTCCTGGTGTTGCTGCTCGGCGACCTCGCCGGACTCGACTACCGCCTGGCCCAGCTCGCCGCGACCGGCGCACTGCTGTTGGCGACCTATCACCTTCATCGACTCTGGACCTTCTCATGA
- a CDS encoding DMT family transporter, with product MPTPPWWLFVLPLLAGACLPLQAGINGQLAKQVSSVLAAALISFFVGTLGLLALTLSQREFPGLAALRGLSWWHWCGGFLGMFFIFIAAFAAPRIGALMFMVLVLAGQLGMAMSLDHFGWAGFREAPISALKLGGLALIGAGIWMIRKG from the coding sequence ATGCCCACTCCCCCCTGGTGGCTGTTCGTCCTGCCCCTGCTCGCCGGCGCCTGCCTGCCGCTGCAGGCGGGGATCAACGGCCAGTTGGCCAAGCAGGTGTCCAGCGTCCTCGCCGCGGCACTGATCTCGTTCTTCGTCGGCACCCTCGGGTTGCTCGCCCTGACCCTCTCGCAGCGCGAGTTTCCCGGCCTGGCGGCATTGCGCGGGCTGAGCTGGTGGCACTGGTGCGGCGGTTTCCTCGGCATGTTCTTCATCTTCATCGCCGCCTTCGCCGCACCGCGCATCGGCGCGCTGATGTTCATGGTGCTGGTGCTCGCCGGCCAGTTGGGCATGGCCATGAGCCTCGACCACTTCGGTTGGGCCGGCTTCCGCGAGGCACCGATCAGCGCGCTGAAGCTGGGCGGGTTGGCACTGATCGGCGCCGGCATCTGGATGATCCGCAAGGGCTGA
- a CDS encoding NADPH-dependent 2,4-dienoyl-CoA reductase yields the protein MRNPYPPLAAAPYPHLLAPLDLGFTRLRNRVVMGSMHTGLEDRLWDFGKLAAYYRERARGGVGLIVTGGFAPCREGWLLPFGSSLTSALEVPAHRRLTQAVHAEGGKILLQILHAGRYGYHPMAVSASPLKSPISWFTPRELSERGIRKTIRAFVRCARLAKAAAYDGVEVMGSEGYLLNQFLCPRTNRRDDQWGGPLENRMRLALEIVRGIRRIVGQRFILCYRLSLLDLVEGGNTWDEVRRIALALEEAGITLLNTGIGWHESRVPTIVTSVPRAAFAEVSARLRHELKVPVIASNRINTPEVAESLLATDKADLVSMARPLLADPQFVAKAGAGRAEEINTCIACNQACLDHAFANRRATCLVNPRAAFETELRYRKARTQKRIAVIGAGPAGLSAACVAAERGHRVSLFEASGEIGGQFNLAKRIPGKEEFRETLRYFRVRLERLGVDLRLGHRVRQGELDGQFDDVVVATGIQPRRPRIDGIGGPTVLSYVDVLRGAPVGARVAIVGAGGIGFDVAAFLVAAPSDGQPRALGEWLAEWGVDLDNSQPGGLREPAPTRPARQVWLLQRKPGAPGAQLGKTSGWVHRAHLRHNAVRMLGGVEYLKIDERGLLIRVDGEERWLEVDNVVICAGQEPLRELQISQAAESLRFHLIGGARVAGELDAKRAIREGAMLAARL from the coding sequence ATGCGCAACCCCTACCCGCCGCTCGCCGCCGCTCCCTATCCGCACCTGCTGGCCCCGCTGGACCTGGGCTTCACCCGTCTGCGCAACCGCGTGGTGATGGGTTCGATGCACACCGGGCTGGAGGATCGTCTGTGGGACTTCGGCAAGCTCGCTGCCTACTACCGCGAGCGTGCCCGGGGCGGCGTCGGGCTGATCGTCACCGGCGGTTTCGCGCCCTGCCGCGAAGGTTGGCTGCTGCCCTTCGGCAGCAGCCTCACCAGCGCCCTGGAGGTGCCCGCCCATCGTCGCCTGACCCAGGCGGTGCATGCCGAGGGCGGCAAGATCCTGCTGCAGATCCTCCACGCCGGGCGCTATGGCTACCACCCGATGGCGGTGTCCGCCTCGCCGTTGAAGTCGCCGATCAGTTGGTTCACCCCGCGCGAGCTCTCCGAGCGCGGCATCCGCAAGACCATCCGCGCCTTCGTCCGTTGCGCGCGGCTGGCCAAGGCCGCCGCCTACGACGGCGTGGAGGTGATGGGCAGCGAAGGCTACCTGCTCAACCAGTTCCTCTGCCCGCGCACCAATCGCCGCGACGACCAGTGGGGCGGCCCGCTGGAAAACCGCATGCGCCTGGCGCTGGAGATCGTCCGCGGCATCCGGCGGATCGTCGGCCAACGCTTCATCCTCTGCTATCGCCTGTCGCTGCTCGACCTGGTCGAGGGCGGCAATACCTGGGACGAGGTGCGGCGCATCGCCCTGGCCCTGGAGGAAGCCGGAATCACCCTGCTCAACACCGGCATCGGCTGGCACGAGTCGCGCGTGCCGACCATCGTCACCTCGGTGCCGCGCGCGGCCTTCGCCGAGGTCAGCGCACGGCTGCGCCACGAGCTGAAGGTGCCGGTGATCGCCAGTAACCGGATCAACACCCCCGAGGTCGCCGAATCCCTGCTCGCCACCGACAAGGCCGACCTGGTGTCGATGGCCCGGCCGCTGCTGGCCGACCCGCAGTTCGTGGCCAAGGCCGGCGCCGGCCGGGCCGAGGAGATCAACACCTGCATCGCCTGCAACCAGGCCTGCCTCGATCATGCCTTCGCCAACCGCCGCGCCACCTGCCTGGTCAACCCGCGGGCGGCCTTCGAGACCGAATTGCGCTACCGCAAGGCGCGCACGCAGAAGCGCATCGCGGTGATCGGCGCCGGCCCCGCCGGGCTCTCCGCCGCCTGCGTGGCCGCCGAGCGCGGGCATCGGGTCAGCCTGTTCGAGGCGAGCGGGGAAATCGGCGGGCAGTTCAACCTGGCCAAGCGGATTCCCGGCAAGGAGGAGTTCCGCGAAACCCTGCGCTACTTCCGCGTGCGTCTGGAACGCCTCGGCGTCGACCTGCGCCTCGGCCACCGGGTGCGCCAGGGCGAGCTGGACGGTCAGTTCGACGACGTGGTGGTGGCCACCGGCATCCAGCCACGCCGGCCAAGGATCGACGGCATCGGCGGACCGACCGTACTCAGCTACGTGGACGTGCTGCGCGGCGCGCCGGTGGGCGCGCGGGTCGCCATCGTCGGCGCCGGCGGCATCGGCTTCGACGTCGCCGCCTTCCTCGTCGCCGCGCCCAGCGACGGCCAGCCGCGGGCGCTCGGCGAATGGCTCGCGGAATGGGGCGTGGACCTCGACAACAGCCAGCCCGGCGGCCTCCGCGAACCCGCTCCGACGCGGCCGGCGCGCCAGGTCTGGCTGCTCCAGCGCAAGCCCGGCGCTCCCGGCGCGCAGCTCGGCAAGACCAGCGGCTGGGTACACCGCGCGCACCTCAGGCACAACGCCGTACGCATGCTCGGCGGGGTGGAGTACCTGAAGATCGACGAACGCGGCCTGTTGATCCGCGTCGACGGCGAGGAACGCTGGCTGGAGGTGGACAACGTGGTGATCTGCGCCGGCCAGGAGCCGCTGCGCGAGTTGCAGATCAGCCAGGCGGCGGAAAGCCTGCGCTTCCACCTGATCGGTGGGGCGCGGGTGGCAGGGGAACTGGATGCCAAGCGGGCGATTCGCGAGGGGGCCATGCTGGCGGCGCGCTTGTAG
- a CDS encoding glycosyltransferase family 2 protein: MMIEPSLASKLEAPCLLSVVVPVFNEEAVLPAFHQRLGAVLGDLGDDCEMLYVDDGSTDRSAAILAQLQAADRRVGVARFTRNFGKEQAMSAGLKLSRGAAVIVIDADLQDPPELIPQMLDAWIGGAEMVNMRRRSRAGESWLKRASASAFYRLINRLSEVPIPRDVGDFRLLDRRVVDALCELPEGNRFMKGLFAWVGFRQVDIAYSRAARVAGHSKWRYWRLWNFALEGITGFSTAPLKVAGYLGLLSLLAALATLLAGIFGQQEIHEHWPVIAALFLIGGLQLLAIGVCSEYLGRMTMEARRRPLYLIDRYLPAQVGGANP; this comes from the coding sequence ATGATGATCGAACCTTCCCTGGCGTCGAAGCTCGAGGCCCCCTGCCTGCTCAGCGTGGTAGTGCCGGTGTTCAACGAGGAGGCGGTGCTGCCGGCCTTCCACCAGCGCCTGGGCGCCGTGCTCGGCGACCTTGGCGACGATTGCGAGATGCTCTATGTCGACGACGGCAGCACCGACCGCAGCGCGGCGATCCTCGCCCAGCTACAGGCCGCCGACCGCCGGGTGGGCGTGGCCCGCTTCACCCGCAACTTCGGCAAGGAACAGGCGATGAGCGCCGGGCTCAAGCTGTCGCGCGGCGCCGCGGTGATCGTCATCGATGCCGACCTGCAGGATCCCCCGGAACTGATCCCGCAGATGCTCGACGCCTGGATCGGCGGCGCCGAAATGGTCAACATGCGCCGCCGTAGCCGGGCCGGTGAAAGCTGGCTGAAGCGCGCCTCGGCGAGCGCCTTCTACCGGCTGATCAACCGCCTCAGCGAGGTGCCGATCCCGCGCGACGTCGGCGACTTCCGCCTGCTCGACCGGCGGGTGGTCGATGCCCTTTGCGAGCTGCCGGAAGGCAATCGCTTCATGAAGGGACTGTTCGCCTGGGTCGGTTTCCGCCAGGTCGATATCGCCTATAGCCGCGCCGCTCGCGTCGCCGGCCACAGCAAGTGGCGCTACTGGCGGCTGTGGAACTTCGCCCTGGAGGGCATCACCGGGTTTTCCACCGCGCCGCTGAAGGTCGCCGGCTACCTCGGTCTGCTCAGCCTGCTGGCGGCCCTGGCGACCCTGCTCGCCGGGATCTTCGGCCAACAGGAGATCCACGAGCACTGGCCGGTGATCGCCGCGCTGTTCCTGATCGGTGGCCTGCAACTGCTGGCCATCGGCGTATGCAGCGAATACCTCGGGCGGATGACCATGGAAGCGCGGCGCCGCCCGCTCTACCTGATCGACCGCTACCTGCCGGCGCAGGTCGGCGGGGCCAATCCGTGA
- a CDS encoding YkgJ family cysteine cluster protein yields MAGGPTALTLIARTSATGAQPLSLRARFPRPRPPMKKIPLAAADPDRLDTWVKYREGLCGECNATCCTLPVEVRIDDLIRMRLVDEFEREEPAKRIAKRLEKDGVIEHFNHKREIFTLTRMANGDCLYLDRKTRLCTIYARRPDTCRNHPRIGPRPGHCAYRPK; encoded by the coding sequence ATGGCGGGAGGACCCACGGCACTGACGCTCATCGCCCGGACGAGCGCAACGGGCGCGCAGCCACTATCATTGCGCGCCCGTTTTCCCCGCCCCCGCCCGCCGATGAAGAAGATCCCGCTCGCCGCCGCCGACCCCGACCGCCTGGATACCTGGGTGAAATACCGCGAAGGCCTGTGCGGCGAGTGCAACGCGACCTGCTGCACGCTGCCGGTGGAAGTGCGCATCGACGACCTGATCCGCATGCGACTGGTCGACGAGTTCGAGCGCGAGGAACCGGCCAAGCGAATCGCCAAGCGACTGGAAAAGGATGGCGTGATCGAGCACTTCAACCACAAGCGCGAGATCTTCACCCTCACCCGCATGGCCAACGGCGACTGCCTGTACCTCGACCGCAAGACCCGCCTGTGCACCATCTATGCCCGCCGCCCGGACACCTGCCGCAACCACCCGCGCATCGGCCCGCGTCCCGGCCACTGCGCCTACCGGCCGAAGTAG
- a CDS encoding SLOG family protein: protein MRLLICAGRHFKDAERLRLALDQCHGLQPVALLGHLLHAGSGLPDEAERWCRERGADSRAYDYPERSGSDNALREYGEAVLGEAAPDLVLVFPGGRLASELVQVAHAADVPLMLAYRPLSAP, encoded by the coding sequence ATGCGCCTCCTGATCTGCGCCGGACGCCATTTCAAGGACGCCGAACGCCTGCGCCTGGCGCTCGACCAGTGCCACGGCCTGCAACCGGTGGCGCTGCTCGGCCACCTGCTGCATGCCGGCAGCGGCCTGCCGGACGAGGCCGAGCGCTGGTGCCGCGAGCGTGGCGCGGATTCGCGCGCCTACGATTATCCGGAGCGCAGTGGCAGCGACAACGCCCTGCGCGAGTATGGCGAGGCCGTCCTCGGCGAGGCCGCGCCGGACCTGGTGCTGGTGTTTCCCGGTGGGCGCCTGGCCAGCGAACTGGTACAGGTCGCGCACGCTGCCGACGTCCCGCTGATGCTCGCCTATCGTCCGCTGTCGGCGCCCTGA
- a CDS encoding ArnT family glycosyltransferase, translating to MRALRGWPLAWFLLALAFAIRLLSLGSYPLMDTTEARYGEVARKMAEQGDWITPWYDVGVPFWGKPPLAFWLSAGGQLLLGANEFASRLPHWLLGVLVLWLVWDWQAREDRRQARIACVLLGSSALFFVASGAVMTDMALALALVLTMRGFWLGLHGAEGIRRREGWLMFLGLGLGLLAKGPLTLILAGLPIGLWALLEWRWRALWRGLPWIRGSLLMLLVAAPWYLLAELKTPGFLEYFLLGEHWQRFVTAGWDGDRYGNAHAYPYGSVWLFLLAAAFPWSLWLPLLLWLGWRQRGEVVDGVASRRRYWLFWGLAPCLFFTFAGNVLWTYVLPGLPALALLAADLLRAPLARSAWLRRGGLACLALTPLLFALFLGSLLLGSRAEQKSTAALLASDAGWRERPLVFWPKRPYSAVFYSGGRAQRAEDSELAGWLRRDALLAIRSRSFGALPDEVRQRLRCRPPVGQYQLCQGVAPPG from the coding sequence GTGAGGGCGCTGCGCGGCTGGCCGCTGGCCTGGTTCCTGCTCGCCCTGGCCTTCGCCATCCGCCTGCTGAGCCTGGGCAGCTATCCGCTGATGGACACCACTGAGGCCCGCTATGGCGAGGTGGCGCGGAAGATGGCCGAACAGGGCGACTGGATCACGCCCTGGTACGACGTCGGCGTGCCGTTCTGGGGCAAGCCGCCGCTGGCCTTCTGGCTCAGCGCCGGCGGCCAGCTTCTGCTCGGCGCCAACGAGTTCGCCAGCCGCCTGCCGCACTGGTTGCTGGGCGTGCTGGTGCTGTGGCTGGTATGGGACTGGCAGGCTCGCGAAGATCGTCGGCAGGCGCGGATCGCCTGCGTCCTGCTGGGCAGTTCGGCGCTGTTCTTCGTCGCCTCCGGGGCGGTGATGACCGACATGGCCCTGGCCCTGGCCCTGGTCCTGACCATGCGCGGCTTCTGGCTGGGCCTGCATGGCGCGGAGGGAATCCGGCGCCGCGAGGGCTGGCTGATGTTCCTCGGCCTCGGCCTCGGGCTGCTGGCGAAAGGGCCGCTGACGCTGATCCTCGCCGGACTGCCGATCGGCCTGTGGGCCTTGCTGGAGTGGCGCTGGCGCGCGCTCTGGCGGGGCCTGCCATGGATCCGCGGAAGCCTGCTGATGCTCCTGGTGGCGGCGCCCTGGTACCTGCTGGCGGAGTTGAAGACGCCGGGCTTCCTCGAGTACTTCCTGCTCGGCGAGCATTGGCAGCGCTTCGTCACCGCCGGCTGGGACGGCGACCGCTACGGCAATGCCCACGCCTATCCCTACGGCAGCGTCTGGCTGTTCCTGCTGGCCGCCGCGTTTCCCTGGAGCCTCTGGTTGCCGCTGCTGCTCTGGCTGGGCTGGCGCCAGCGCGGGGAGGTGGTCGATGGCGTCGCCTCGCGCAGGCGCTACTGGCTGTTCTGGGGACTGGCGCCGTGCCTGTTCTTCACCTTCGCCGGCAACGTCCTCTGGACCTACGTGCTGCCCGGCCTGCCGGCCCTGGCGTTGCTCGCCGCCGACCTGCTGCGCGCGCCGCTGGCGCGCAGCGCCTGGCTGCGGCGTGGCGGGCTGGCCTGCCTGGCGCTGACGCCATTGCTGTTCGCGCTGTTCCTCGGCTCCCTGCTGCTGGGCTCGCGCGCCGAGCAGAAGTCCACCGCCGCGCTGCTGGCCAGCGACGCCGGCTGGCGCGAGCGGCCGCTGGTGTTCTGGCCGAAGCGGCCGTACTCGGCAGTGTTCTACAGCGGCGGGCGGGCACAACGGGCGGAGGACAGCGAACTGGCCGGCTGGTTGCGTCGCGACGCCCTGCTGGCGATCCGCTCGCGTTCGTTCGGCGCCTTGCCCGACGAGGTGCGCCAGCGCTTGCGCTGCCGGCCGCCGGTGGGACAGTACCAGCTATGCCAGGGTGTGGCGCCGCCTGGCTGA
- a CDS encoding DUF1835 domain-containing protein translates to MSFSRTLGDGRINLEQQRKRAKELLRQWRRDPASRTGLPGQEPRLADAQWQVARELGFASWPRLKAHVDAIAFASRHPDLVGGDEAATLHLRCGNDIAHGLKLAGFRGDFRMFADPLTMGPVPNLPLPEFLALRSDYLSRAFDLDPADAQARQRQEYAGLERLGEYSRVALWCEADAYDQLFLVRVLAGMQTPPEHLELIEIDRVPGVERFVGIGQLAPELLAWLWTRRRPLDAEALTLARAAWEAYRDPAPLRWAQLAAAPTPALPLLGPALRRQLHELPALRDGLSLSERLTLEIVRDGERPSAGQVFAELTARREPLPYLGDLMFRVLLRALLEEPGALLRTPAPELPWERQPLALTAAGREVLAGRRYRLDLGAPERWVGGVRLRAGTAHWALDEQDRPVWREDPRH, encoded by the coding sequence ATGTCCTTTTCCCGCACTCTCGGCGACGGCCGGATCAATCTCGAACAGCAACGCAAGCGCGCCAAGGAGCTGTTGCGCCAGTGGCGCCGCGACCCGGCCAGCCGTACAGGGCTTCCGGGGCAGGAGCCGCGCCTGGCCGACGCCCAGTGGCAGGTGGCGCGCGAGCTGGGCTTCGCCAGTTGGCCGCGACTCAAGGCGCATGTCGACGCCATCGCCTTCGCCAGCCGCCACCCCGATCTGGTCGGCGGCGATGAGGCCGCGACCCTGCACCTGCGCTGCGGCAACGACATCGCCCACGGCCTGAAGCTCGCCGGCTTTCGCGGCGACTTCCGGATGTTCGCCGACCCGCTGACCATGGGACCGGTGCCGAACCTGCCGTTGCCCGAGTTCCTCGCCCTGCGCAGCGACTACCTGAGCCGCGCCTTCGACCTCGACCCGGCCGACGCCCAGGCCCGCCAGCGCCAGGAATACGCTGGGCTCGAGCGGCTCGGAGAATACTCGCGGGTGGCCCTCTGGTGCGAGGCGGACGCCTACGACCAGTTGTTCCTGGTCCGGGTGCTGGCCGGCATGCAGACGCCGCCGGAGCATCTGGAACTGATCGAGATCGACCGCGTGCCAGGCGTCGAGCGCTTCGTCGGCATCGGCCAACTGGCGCCTGAGCTGCTCGCCTGGCTATGGACTCGGCGTCGCCCGCTGGACGCAGAAGCCCTGACGCTGGCCCGCGCGGCCTGGGAAGCCTACCGCGATCCGGCGCCACTGCGCTGGGCGCAACTGGCCGCAGCGCCGACCCCGGCGCTACCGTTGCTGGGGCCGGCGCTGCGTCGGCAACTGCATGAACTGCCGGCCCTGCGCGACGGCCTGTCGCTGAGCGAACGGCTGACACTGGAGATCGTCCGCGACGGCGAGCGGCCGAGCGCCGGTCAGGTCTTCGCCGAGCTGACCGCACGGCGCGAGCCGCTGCCCTATCTCGGCGACCTGATGTTCCGCGTCCTGCTCCGCGCGCTGCTGGAAGAGCCCGGTGCGCTGCTGCGCACGCCGGCGCCGGAACTGCCCTGGGAACGCCAGCCGCTGGCGCTGACCGCTGCAGGCCGCGAGGTCCTGGCCGGGCGGCGCTACCGCCTCGACCTCGGCGCCCCCGAACGCTGGGTCGGCGGCGTACGCCTGCGCGCCGGCACCGCGCACTGGGCTCTGGACGAGCAGGACCGGCCGGTATGGCGGGAGGACCCACGGCACTGA